A genome region from Erigeron canadensis isolate Cc75 chromosome 3, C_canadensis_v1, whole genome shotgun sequence includes the following:
- the LOC122591883 gene encoding chromatin remodeling protein EBS-like, with protein sequence MATHRNVRRTLGSYQVNRINTTIRPGDCVLMGPPDLNTPPYVAKIVTIQSLDNNVEVKVRWYYRPEETKGGRTPYHGVNEVFLSDHFDTQSVHSIVGTCTVHSYLSYIRRGVVDHNKDFFSRFKYFPTTGKFDPDRARVYCICEMPYNPDFLMIECEDCNDWYHPDCIGMSVDEAKQLDHFICQICVAKRSTILHIRHAAISRND encoded by the exons ATGGCGACTCACCGCAATGTCCGAAGAACCCTAGGTTCCTACCAAGTCAACAGAATCAACACTACTATCCGCC CTGGTGATTGTGTATTAATGGGACCACCAGATCTAAACACACCGCCGTACGTTGCCAAGATTGTGACGATCCAATCCTTGGATAACAATGTGGAAGTTAAGGTTAGGTGGTACTATAGACCCGAAGAAACTAAAGGTGGCAGAACACCAtatcatggagtgaatgaagtTTTTTTGTCGGATCATTTTGATACGCAAAGTGTTCATTCGATCGTAGGCACATGTACCGTTCATAGCTACTTGAGCTATATCAGGCGTGGCGTTGTTGATCATAACAAGGACTTTTTCAGTCGTTTTAAGTACTTTCCAACAACAGGAAAGTTTGATCCGGATAGGGCACGCGT GTACTGTATCTGTGAGATGCCTTATAATCCTGATTTCTTGATGATTGAATGTGAAGATTGTAATGATTG GTATCATCCTGATTGTATAGGCATGTCAGTGGATGAGGCTAAACAACTGGATCACTTCATTTGTCAGATATGTGTGGCCAAAAGGTCAACAATTCTCCACATTCGTCATGCTGCTATTTCTAGGAATGACTAG
- the LOC122590476 gene encoding WD repeat-containing protein 13 — protein MAGDQKTIDDNKSRSSEVDAINQENNNNNKSNKNDDITDPETFSCVLQPCPPRSDPNYIGIRRLLLFRKAQAGVLRRKDWRCNGKGYVAYRNFINRPENWLNMPSHTSTPGTSGRWLSSPSQLSLALEMESWAGSRDQPESQTLSRTVSLGANSSDYEHPRRKAEPAYSFVGMHCIFDECKSMVTVIKFGHMSSDILAYGATDGTITVCTVSEPPSIMKKLTGHSKDVTDFDFSLNNQYIASSSLDKTVRVWDIPKGLCIRVIYGVTSQLCLRFHPVNNNFLTVGNANREISVFNFSTGRLISKIVADSEVPALDYDHTGQFVFCGDVQGSIYTLKVNSHQGTLSRSHRTRTSSKNKSEFTTIQYRTFSLMTQGPVLLSLTRDGSLSFFSVSLELQGYLTIRCSLKLAPRLHSIRASFCPLLSLEKGEYIVIGSEDAAVYFYDLTRPKNTCVNKLQGHGYPVIAVAWNHGENLLASSDFGGTVIVWKREKTK, from the exons ATGGCAGGAGATCAGAAAACGATCGATGATAACAAATCTCGTTCTTCTGAAGTTGATGCGATAAATcaggaaaataataataataataaaagtaataaaaatgatgatataaCCGATCCAGAAACTTTCAGTTGTGTCCTTCAGCCGTGTCCGCCTCGTTCCGATCCTAATTACATCGGTATTCGACGTCTCCTTTTGTTTCGTAAAGCGCAAGCCGGCGTTCTTCGCCGTAAG GATTGGAGATGTAACGGGAAAGGTTATGTGGCTTATCGTAATTTCATTAACAGACCAGAAAATTGGTTGAATATGCCAAGCCACACTAGCACACCTGGAACCAG TGGGCGATGGCTGTCTTCTCCAAGTCAACTTTCTCTTGCACTTGAGATGGAAAGCTGGGCTGGTAGCAGG GATCAACCAGAGAGTCAAACACTGAGTCGTACTGTTAGTTTAGGTGCAAATTCAAGTGACTATGAACACCCACGTCGAAAGGCTGAACCTGCATATTCTTTTGTGGGGATGCATTGCATCTTTGATGAATGCAAATCTATGG TTACTGTTATAAAGTTTGGCCACATGAGTTCTGATATACTTGCCTATGGAGCAACAGATGGAACAATTACAGTTTGCACCGTCTCTGAACCACCTTCGATTATGAAGAAGTTGACCGGGCACTCAAAAGATGTCACAG ATTTTGACTTCTCGTTAAACAACCAATACATTGCATCGTCTTCACTGGACAAAACTGTGAGAGTATGGGATATTCCAAAGGGACTTTGTATTCGAGTAATATATGGAGTTACCTCCCAGCTTTGTCTTCGATTTCATCCT GTGAATAATAACTTTCTCACTGTCGGCAACGCAAACAGAGAAATATCG GTATTCAATTTTAGTACAGGAAGGTTAATAAGTAAGATAGTTGCTGACAGCGAGGTTCCTGCCCTTGATTATGACCATACTGGCCAGTTTGTCTTTTGTGGCGATGTACAG GgatctatatatacactaaaagtAAACTCTCATCAAGGAACCTTGTCCCGGTCTCATCGCACAAGAACTAGCAGCAAGAATAAATCTGAATTCACAACCATCCAGTATAGAACGTTTTCTCTGATGACACAAGGTCCTGTTTTACTTTCACTCACGCGAGACGGAAGCTTGTCTTTCTTCAg TGTTTCTTTGGAGCTCCAAGGGTATTTGACCATACGATGTTCCCTTAAGTTGGCTCCACGACTTCACAGCATACGTGCTTCTTTTTGCCCATTGCTTTCCCTTGAAAAAGGAGAATATATAG TTATTGGAAGTGAGGATGCAGCTGTTTACTTCTATGACTTAACTAGGCCCAAGAATACATGTGTCAACAAGCTGCAG GGACATGGATACCCAGTGATTGCTGTTGCATGGAACCATGGTGAGAATTTGTTGGCATCCTCTGATTTTGGTGGCACTGTAATTGTGtggaagagagaaaaaacaAAGTAA